The proteins below come from a single Macrobrachium rosenbergii isolate ZJJX-2024 chromosome 50, ASM4041242v1, whole genome shotgun sequence genomic window:
- the Sym gene encoding symplekin, producing MTETEPTTRERVVELLNTATFLTSEKEKIANLAKVQELIIHLDQKLLDSFFEEVAAFQTDRNSDVRKFVVGFIEEACKKDVAMLPRLVPNIQILLADSAIAVVKRVIQAAAQLHRATLAWLSSARTTTPEMEQVWHIITLIKNSIISMIDHDNDGVRTQAIKFLESLVLLQTYKEADSVTREGEFNLDLVPLTLKAARPRKLEEEARMVLNKLISFQGSLHISSVNLMTCMSSLTIIARARPQFLAKIINALEILHANLPPTLTKSQVNSVRKHLKIQMLNLLKHPASYDHHENITTVLNDLGVTAAEVNKSMPSKDQIRKRVRRDKSTDEGGEPTSKKSRIDKDEKKESKEVTEKQSAIDITQRWLVDELTTETVASLVMVNMLNLPEEMPPLFSAAYTPITAAGSHSQIQHMARLLASQLTAAGLGPGAEQVKEDEVETGHDSDEEGNIRRLVSGYTDEAHVQPAGPVLTPAGVIGRPMRQKVRTMKLAEVTKPLPSPANNKMQLVLLRRLLQCDKMLLQGSTPKVRMRIVSVLSGCLSPQECEELEDFILDDMANHVELMLSWLYAEYSVSHEFSKVHSILHSHSKPGTKKEKSYTQIFTSIISKAIAKRVNKETEEFFLRLFLESPVVPEESVTSLIALGRCAGDTILTNDLYGPTVRILKDIILWRPPISKPAIRALCLLASHDQEQVREQVIPVILELCKDDESIQEAVAQVATNYLKYLLLESPPEVLCLHELGRPNKEVEWAETSVKACLFLYLALLPMNQELIYELAQVYVKTVNEAKRAILRMLEGPIQHMGMNSPHLLKLVETCPKGGETLITRIIHILTEKAPPSEALVCRVRELYNRRVSDVRFLIPVLTGLSKKEVIAVLPKLIKLNPHVVKEVFNRLWGVTLDTGTSPLTPVDLLVALHLIDNEKCDVKTVIKATGLCFAERNIYTAEVLAFVLQQLMEQPNLPTLFMRTVIQTLTHYPKLLGFIMNILQRLIAKQVWKQKKVWEGFIKCCQRATPQSYTVLLQLPAEQLSDVFSSAPELRTQLGQHLSTLTDNQRAHIPVSLLDVIEENSNGASEMTSEPPPPGIKD from the exons GTTGtagaactgttgaacacagctaCTTTTTTGACATCTGAGAAGGAGAAGATTGCGAATTTAGCCAAGGTGCAAGAGCTTATAATTCACCTTGATCAAAAACTTCTGGACTCCTTTTTTGAAGAAGTCGCCGCTTTTCAGACTGACCGCAACTCGGATGTTCGAAAATTTGTTGTTGGGTTCATTGAAGAAGCATG caaaaaagaTGTTGCTATGTTGCCCAGATTGGTGCCCAACATACAGATCCTACTGGCAGACAGTGCCATTGCTGTAGTGAAGCGCGTGATTCAAGCAGCAGCGCAACTGCACCGGGCAACCCTCGCTTGGCTGTCGTCAGCGCGAACCACAACTCCAGAGATGGAGCAGGTGTGGCATATCATTACACTGATTAAGAACTCCATAATCTCTATGATTGATCATGATAATGATGG CGTTAGAACTCAGGCCATCAAGTTTCTCGAATCACTGGTTTTACTGCAGACATACAAAGAGGCAGATTCTGTTACCAGGGAAGGAGAGTTCAACTTGGATCTTGTGCCCCTAACACTAAAGGCTGCTCGTCCTAGGAAGCTGGAAGAAGAAGCTAG aatgGTACTTAATAAGCTCATCTCATTCCAAGGATCCCTACATATCAGCAGTGTAAATTTAATGACGTGCATGTCTTCTCTGACAATCATTGCTCGAGCCCGTCCTCAGTTTCTCGCCAAAATCATCAATGCCTTGGAGATTTTACATG CTAACCTTCCACCCACTTTGACTAAGTCCCAGGTGAACAGCGTTAGAAAACATTTGAAGATACAAATGCTGAATCTTCTGAAACATCCAGCATCTTATGATCACCATGAAAATATCACGACTGTTCTGAATGACCTTGGTGTCACAGCAGCAGAG GTTAACAAGAGCATGCCATCGAAGGACCAGATACGCAAGAGAGTGAGAAGAGACAAGTCGACCGATGAGGGAGGAGAACCCACGAGCAAAAAATCTCGCATCgacaaagatgaaaagaaagagtcCAAGGAGGTTACTGAAAAGCAGTCTGCTATAGACATCACGCAACGCTGGCTGGTAGACGAGTTGACAACTGAAACAGTCGCATCCCTCGTCATGGTTAATATG TTGAATCTTCCAGAGGAAATGCCGCCACTTTTTAGCGCAGCTTACACACCGATTACCGCTGCTGGATCACATTCGCAGATCCAACATATGGCTAGACTTCTGGCCTCCCAGTTAACTGCAGCTGGGCTAGGCCCTGGAGCAGAACAAGTAAAAGAAGATGAG GTAGAAACTGGTCATGACAGTGACGAAGAGGGCAACATAAGGAGGTTGGTGTCTGGATATACAGATGAGGCACATGTGCAG CCAGCAGGACCAGTCCTCACCCCTGCTGGAGTTATAGGAAGGCCAATGAGGCAGAAAGTCCGAACAATGAAATTGGCAGAGGTCACCAAACCATTACCGTCCCCTGCAAACAACAAAATGCAGCTGGTTCTCTTGCGCCGTCTGCTCCAATGCGACAAGATGCTGTTGCAGGGGAGCACGCCAAAGGTGCGCATGCGTATCGTGTCCGTACTCTCAGGATGCCTCTCGCCCCAGGAATGTGAAG AGTTAGAGGACTTCATCCTTGATGACATGGCTAACCACGTGGAGCTCATGTTGTCATGGTTATATGCAGAATATTCTGTCTCCCACGAGTTCTCCAAAGTCCACAGCATTCTTCACAGCCACAGCAAACCAGGCACAAAGAAGGAAAAGAGCTACACCCAGATATTCACAAGCATCATATCGAAGGCCATTGCTAAAAGAGTCAATAAAGAAACGGAAGA GTTTTTCCTTCGTCTCTTCCTGGAAAGTCCAGTGGTGCCTGAAGAATCCGTCACGTCCCTTATTGCTTTGGGAAGATGTGCAGGAGATACAATTCTAACTAATGATTTATATGGACCTACAGTAaggatattaaaagacataatACTTTGGAGACCCCCAATATCAAAACCAGCAATTAGAGCACTTTGCCTGTTGGCATCACATGATCAAGAACAG GTCAGAGAACAGGTCATACCAGTTATCCTGGAACTGTGCAAGGATGACGAAAGCATACAGGAGGCAGTGGCACAGGTTGCcacaaattacttgaaatatcTTCTGTTGGAAAGCCCTCCTGAAGTCCTCTGCCTGCATGAGTTAGGACGCCCAAACAAGGAAGTAGAGTGGGCCGAGACATCCGTCAAGGCCTGCTTATTCTTGTACCTGGCATTGTTACCCATGAATCAAGAACTTATTTATGA GTTAGCACAAGTTTACGTCAAGACAGTGAACGAAGCCAAGAGGGCCATATTGAGAATGTTGGAAGGGCCCATCCAACACATGGGAATGAACTCGCCACATTTGCTCAAGCTTGTTGAAACGTGCCCAAAGGGAGGAGAAACACTTATCACAAGGATTATTCATATACTCACTGAAAAGG CTCCACCCAGTGAAGCCCTTGTGTGTCGTGTCAGAGAACTGTACAACCGTCGTGTATCAGACGTACGATTCCTCATCCCTGTCTTGACAGGACTTAGCAAAAAGGAAGTTATTGCTGTATTACCAAAACTGATTAAACTGAATCCACATGTCGTAAAAGAG gtgTTCAACAGATTATGGGGAGTGACTTTAGACACTGGAACTTCTCCACTAACTCCTGTGGATTTATTAGTGGCCCTTCATCTAATTGATAATGAAAAGTGTGATGTCAAGACTGTAATTAAAG CTACTGGCTTGTGTTTTGCCGAACGTAACATTTACACGGCTGAGGTACTGGCTTTCGTACTCCAGCAGCTGATGGAACAGCCAAATTTACCAACTCTCTTCATGAGGACAGTGATTCAGACTCTTACTCATTATCCCAAACTCTTAGGATTCATCATGAATATTCTTCAGAGACTTATTGCAAAACAG gtttggaAACAGAAGAAAGTCTGGGAAGGTTTCATCAAGTGCTGCCAACGTGCTACACCCCAGAGTTACACCGTTCTCCTCCAGCTCCCAGCTGAACAACTTTCAGATGTATTCAGCAGTGCGCCAGAGCTGCGCACACAGCTGGGACAACACCTTTCTACATTAACTGATAATCAG CGAGCACACATCCCCGTAAGCCTCTTAGATGTAATTGAAGAGAATTCCAATGGTGCATCAGAAATGACCTCAGAGCCACCACCACCAGGAAT